DNA sequence from the Leopardus geoffroyi isolate Oge1 chromosome A3, O.geoffroyi_Oge1_pat1.0, whole genome shotgun sequence genome:
AAGTCTGTTTATATCCTGTTGCTAGTCATACTTAGGAATTACTATTTGGTTTGTGATTTTGCAACTGTGGGCTTTTAGGCATCCCCTAAATTTGGTTTTAGAGGAAAATTTGCTATAAAAGCAGCACTTTTTTGAGAAACCcaaatgagaaggaagaaaggtattAATACAAGTTGTGTTTAAGTTGATGACAGCAGTAAGTTCTCCTCCTTTCGGTTTTTTGTAAGCGGTAAACTTTGTCCTCTTCTTCAGGTCCATAGCATCTCTGTCTGTTGGAGAAGGCACAAATGCCAGAGCATCGGTCAGAACAGCAGCAGATGATGCCAAACCGAAAACCACATGTGCATCGAAAGACAGTTGGCATGGGTGAGAGCGTCTTACTGCAGATGGCGTTTGTCccaaatcctttattttatttttttcctaagtttaatgtttgtttatttttgagagagagagacagagacagagacagagtgtgacctggggaggggaagagagacagagggagacccagaatccgaagcaggctccaggctccaggctccaaactgcacagagtccaacaccgagctcagactcaccaaccacgagatcatgacctgagccagtcagatgcttaaccgactgggccattCAGGCACCCCGATCCCAAATACTTTAAATTAGTATTGGACTTTCTTCCTTGAATATCCAGAAAAGAGTATGTTAGATACAGAACCCAAGACCCAGTGATTAGAGAAGAGCTGTTCTTAATGGAGAATTTGCTGAGACTTGCTATATGGCTTGGTCCATagtcagtttttttaaatgtcctatgTGTATTTGAGTAGAATGGGTCTTCTGTCATCGTTCTTGGGTTTTCTTTATGTCCATTAAATCaagcttttaaatgtatttgaacctttttccagtaatttttttcaatagttttttttcaGTCTATCAGTAATTGAGACATATATGTTGAAATCTTCCCCATGGGagtgaatttgtctattttccccttcaattctgtatttttgctttatgtatcttGAAGCTGTTTTGTTAGGTTTTTACAGTGTAGGTTCATACCAgctttgaatgttttctttcctgatgaattgagatttttaattatatagtGACATTCTTAATTCCTCCTAATGGCttttgtttaaagtctattttgtccagaATTAATATAGTTAATCCAGTCATATTTTGGTTGGCATTTGCCTGttgcatctttttttaatcttttattttcaaccactatgtgttttaaaattttagatgtgtgtgtttcatatacatatggcttattttgttttgttttattcaatcTGATAATCTTTTTAACTGCTCAGttcagtgcatttatttattttgattgttgATAAATTTAGACTTGTTTCTGCCATTTTACTTTATGCTGTTTGTCCTGctctctgtttttgtgtttgtttgttagttttttacTCTTCCTATACCTTCCCTCttctcaccttttaaaaaattgtttgaaatgggtgtgtttttttccccctctaccaCTTTTCCTTCTACTGGCTTACAAATTATATGCTGTGTTTCTATTCTTTTGGTAATTCGCCTTGAAATTCCACCATACATGCTTAACAAAGACAAAAGTTATTACagtgacccttgaacagcatgggggTTGGGGTACCAATCTCTCTGCaggtcaaaaatccatgtatcaCTTCTGACTCCCTCAGACTTTACTAATAGCCCACTGTTGACCCAAAGCCTTACGGATAACGTAAACAGTCaactaacacatattttggatgttttatatattatatagtgcattcttaaagtaagctagagaaaacaaaatgttactaagaaaatcatgaggaataaaaaatacatttacaagtactgtaaaaaatccatgtataagtgagtCCATGGAATTCAAACCTGTCTTATTCAAGGGtccaactgtattttattttattttattttattttattttattttattttatttttaaaaaaaattttttttttttcaacgtttatttatttttgggacagagagagacagagcatgaatgggggaggggcagtgagagagggagacacagaatcggaaacaggctccaggctctgagccatcagcccagagcctgacgcggggctcgaactcacggaccgcgagatcgtgacctggctgaagtcggacgcttaaccgactgcgccacccaggcgcccctgggtccAACTGTATTTTAATCCTCCTCCTGGTAATCTTTTCACTTTGACCTCCTGATGTCCATGTGTAGTTTCccaatattttagttttcttgcttctttttaatcTCACAAAttaggttttattatttaaataagcaGTGTTTGCTTAGTTTTATCTCATTTACAGTTTCTTTGCTCACCATTCTTGCAACTCAGACCTTCCATACAGGGTGCCTTTCTTTTGAAGTATTTCCTTCAGAAATTCCTTTAGCAAAGGTCTGTTAGTAAATAGGGCCTCTTATAGAACTACCCAAAGAACAAATTTGAATGGTGTCCCCCTCACCCTTCTTCCCTGTTGTATAACATCAAGTTCTATTGGTAAATATACCTTGCTTtgatttatctgaaaatatctttttttcatgCTTGTTCTTGAAAGACACACCTGATTTGCTGAAGCTGTAGTTCTGAGTTATTTTTTCTTAGCACTGGAAGATATTCATTGTTGATGTTGAAAAGTCTACTTTCAGTCTTACTGTTGTTCTTTCTGGAAATAATCTGTCtagtctctggctgcttttaaaatgttacagtttTGGAGAGTCTACAGATTTGTTACAGTGTGTCTAAATGTGGATTGCTCTTTATTTGTCCTGTTTCAGGGTGCTGCCTGTATCTGTAGATCTCTTCTTTCATCAATTCAGAAAATTTCTCAGTCATTATCTCTTCAAAAATCACTTGTCTCCCATGCTTTGTATTCTTACCTTCAGAGACTCCAGACTTCTTGTTCTATCTTacgtgtctctctctttttttaatttttttttaatttttaacgttttttatttatttttgagacagagagagacagagcatgaacgggggaggggcagggagagagggagacacagaatccgaagcaggctccaggctctgagccatcagcccagagcctgacgcggggctcgaactcacggaccgcgagatcgtgacctgagctgaagtcggacgcccaaccgactgagccacccaggcgcccctctctctcttttttttaatatataatttattgtcaagttagctaacatacagtgtatatacagtgtacttttggttttgggggtagattcccatgattcatcacttacatacaacacccagtgctcatcccaaaagtgctCTCTTCAGTGCCTGTCAcccattcctccctcctgtccccccatcaaccctcagtttgttctttgtatttaagagtctcttatggtttgcctctctctttgtttgtaactgtttttcccctctcccttcccccatggtcttctgttaagtttctcaagttccacatatgagtgaaaacatgatctGTGTCCTTtcctgactgacttcacttagcatcataccctctagttccatccacgttgttgcaaatggcaggatttcattctttctcattgccaacttgtattccattgtacacataaaccacatcttctttatctgttcatcagttgatggacatttgggctctttccacgatttggctattgttgagagcgctgctataaacaaggGGTACATGTGCCcgtatgaatcagcactcctgtatcctttggataaattcctagtagtgctgttgctgggttgtgctatttttaattttttgaggaacctccacactgttttctagagcggctgcaccagtttgcattcccaacaacagtgcaagagggttccggtttctccacatcctcgccagcatctatagtttcctaagttgttcattttagtcactccgACCGGTGTGAAgtggtctctcattgtggttttgatgtgtatttccttgatgatgagtgatgttgagcatcttttcatgtgtctgttggccatctggatgtcttctttggaaaagtgtcttatgcccatttcttcactggattatttgttttttgggtgttgcgtttggtcagttctttatagattttggatactaaccctttatccaatatgtcatttgtaaatattttctcccattctgtcggatgccttttagttttgttgattgtttcctttgcagtgcagaagctttatattttgatgaggtcccaatagttctctctttttttttaaagtttatttatttattttgagagaggcagagatagcgcaagtgggggaggggcagagagagggggagacagagagaatcccaagcaggccctgcattgccaacacagagcctgatgtgggtggagcttgaactcacaaatagcgagatcatgacctgaacctaaaccaagagtcggatgcttaaatgactgagccacccaggcaccccttacatatctctttaacttcttttacatttttccaaGTCTTCAAGCCTCTACTACCTCTCATGTCAGGGGTAGGCAAACTTTTTTTGTAAAgcaccagatagtaaatatttcaggttttgGAGGCCAAGAGGTGAGATCTAAGGATACTACGTAGGTACTTATATAAGCGAGAAAATTCCTGCCCTGCCCCATTTGCCTGATGCACACTGTCCTGGCTGGTGGACATACTTTGTGTTCAGTTGCTTAGTGTCCGCGTGAAATGAGTAGCCTGGCAATACCGGAGTCAGTTTTATCCTGTGCCCCAGTGGTACCCGGATTCCAGCATGCCCCTCTTTCCTCCAGAGAGCCCAGCACAAGCCAGACTGGAACTGAGATTGCACCTCTCAGGGCCCAGCAGTTACTGACAGCAGAGCCCCAGCATGTAGCTGGCAGCCAGCGTGGGACCAGGCAGTGGTGTGACACATCTCCTGGCCGGGAAGGCAGGCACAGGGAGCAGAGGACAGGGTGGACTGTGTCCCTGCCCAGTCTCCGTGGCTCACAGTGCGAGTCCGCTGGGGGCCAGATTTGACCCGCAGACCACAGTTGGTTCAGTCCTGTTACGAATAATTCAGATTTATCTTCCAGTTCGCTGTTTCTTTCCTTAGCtctatgtattctgctgcttggCCCATCCAGTTAGTTTAAtttcaaatacagtttttttatttcttaaagttctttTTGGTTCTGTTGTCAGTTTTGCTTGGTGGttttgagtctctctctctctctttttctttttttttttttttttgcctttgctcagttctcttatttaaatattttattaaaagttatatAGAATGTCTGATAATTCCCACTATCTGAAAACTTGAGGGAGTCTAAATCTGTTTGTCAGCTGTTACTAGTGATAGAAATGAatcctgggtcacctgggtggctcagtttgttgagcgtcagattcttgatttccactcaggtcatgatcccagggacatgggactgagccccgtgtcaggctctatgctgagcatggagccggcttgggatcctctctccctctctctttctctcttaaaagaaaaataaaggggcgtctgggtggctcagcctgttaagcattcgactttggcccaggtcatgatctcacggtttgtgagttcgagccccgcgtcgggctctgtgctgaccgctcagagcctggagcctgtttcagattctgtgtctccctctctctctgctccttccctgctcatgctctatctctctctgtctcaaaaataaataaaaacattaaaaaaaaaaaatgaatcctaaATCTGCTGCTCGGTTTGGTAGTCATGACACAGTGGCCATTTGCACCATCAGCCTCACACAGTGGTCCGGAAGCTGCTATGTTCACGGCATAGAGCACAACAATTGGACTTTACAGCATCTAGTGGTTTGGTGCAGGGTGCTTTCCCAGACCCAGTGGCCAAAGGTTCCCAGGCCGAGGATTGGGACAGGGCAGGTGTTCTGCACCCAGTGTTTGGCCCAAGAAATGCAGTTAAAAACTACCCTTTACCTCTCCTATTTCTGTAGCTTGCTAATAGGGAGATGTTGAAGTTTTTGAGATGCCGACTTAGGCAGCTTGAAGATGGAGGTAAGCACGTCTCTTTGGGGGAAACTTATGACCCTAGACTCCAGAGGAGAGGAGGTAAATTTCCAGCTACCGCAAAGAATCTGTTTAGGGGAGCTGTGTATCCCAACATCTTGTGCGTTGTTTTCCTCTTAGGTCTTCAAGGAAGTCTTCACGAGGAGCAGCGAGGACCCAGCGCCGTCGACGTTCTAAGTCTCCTGTCCTTCATCCTCCAAAGTTTATACATTGCAGTACAATAGCTTCTGCTTCCAGCAGCCAGCTCAAGCACAAAAGCCAGACTGACTCCCCTGATAGCAGCAGTGGGCTGGGAATTTCCACCCCTAAAGAGTTCAATGCAGGAGAATGCTCTACTTCTCTCGATACTAATCATACAGGGGCAGTTGCTGAGCCTTTGAGAACTTCGGTTCCCAGGCTCCCATCAGAGAGTAAGAAGGAAGACTCCTCTGATGCTACCCAAGTCTCCCAAGCAAGTCTCAAGGCCAATGATCTCTCTGACTTTCAATCCGTTTCCAAGCTAAACCAGGGCAAGCCATGTGCATGCTTAGGCAAGGAGTGCCAGTGTAAGAGATGGCAGGACATGGAAGTTTATTCCTTTTCAGGCCTGCAGAGTGTCCCTCCCTTGGCCCCAGAACGAAGATCCATGCTTGAGGACTACTCTCAGTCGCTCCACACCAGAACTCTGTCTGGCTCCCCCCGCTCCTGTTCTGAGCAAGCTCGAGTCTATGTGGATGATGTGACCATTGAGGACTTGTCAGGCTACATGGAATATTACTTGTATATTCCCAAGAAAATGTCCCACATGGCAGAAATGATGTACACCTGATAGCAAGAAGCTCATTAATATGCTTTAAACCAATGAAGGGTTGTCAGAGAGATTTAGTTAATGGCAGACCTTGCGGCCACGTTGTGTGAGAAGACGTCTCCTTCTGCTCACTGTGCTTGCAATAAAAACTTTTCTTGGCACCTCAGTTCATCTTCATTCTTTAAACTTACTCCCTGCGTTCTTACATATGCACCAAGGCGAGCAGATCAAAGGAAAACCCCTCTCATTTAGAAAAGTTTCTGGGAGTTGAAGAAACCATAATTGCTTGACTGGTAGCAGTGGTTATATGGTAAAGGCCTTTGTAAAGCAGTGCATTTTTCAGATCTGTTTAAGATTTTTTAGCCAAGGAAAATGAAACGTTTCGTAACGGGACCGAACATTCGTCATGCTGTAGTCGCCAGCCCAGAATCTTAGAATTTATATGACTGGTTTAAACCATCTCTAAGTTAACACAAGttgattgtgtctttcaaggttTGTTAATGTTATTGTTAAGCCAGAGACCTAAGGTTTAGATTCAATGTGAATAAACTAGCTGGCCTGCCCTGTATTGTTTGAGAGAATCATTAACCATCACCAAAACACCCCTGCTGGCGCTTGGCTCCTGGAGGCTGTGTTACCTTCGTGTTCCTCAGGTAGGCAGCAGCAGGGAGTGGGCTGCTTCAGTGGAAGGAGGGGGTGTAACGTTTGAAACTAGCATGCATCTTCTCCAGCTCTGGCATTTTAACACGTGAGGCATGTTTCAGTCAGTTGTAATGTGGATCTCATACCTCAGTTTCAAATCTTCCGGATGGATATGATCTCTTCGCACTGCCCTCCTCCCTGGCAGCAACCCTGAAACTATTTTGTTCGTGCTATATATCCTGTATTTCTGGTTGGCCATCCCAAGATTCCTTCCgaaatttggtttaaaaaaaacaatcctgaGTTTCAGCTGGAGGATGAATCCCACTTTTTCAGGTGGCTTCCAAGTGGGTTTTACATATACCAGataacgtatatatatatgttttgattttttttaacgccttttttttttttttttttttttttttttttttgagagagagcaggggaggggcagagagagagggagacagaatctaaagcaggctctaggctctgagctatcagcacagagccagatgcagggctcaaactcaggcatgggagatcatgacctgagccgaagtcagacgctcaactgactgagccacccaggtgccccccacgtaacttaacattttaattcaAACCATCCTAAGTATTCCCATCAGATTTAGTGAGACTCTGTCCAGCCATTTTaacatcacattaacagaaagtttgtttcatttttatgtagATTACAAAACAAGTTTTCTTCTTTACTAAAATATCCCACTGACTGGCATTGGTTCAAGAATGTGAGGTCTGGGTTTCACACATATGTGATTGGTACTTGTGTGAGGTGGGAAGGGTATTGCCTGGAAAAGCCCTGAACATAAGTAGTGGGAGATCTCTGCTCGTTCCTAGTTTAGCATGAGTTTAGTGACATCTGAAGGCTGTGGTTCAAGCAAGGGAGCACGATACCTTGCCATCATAGCCCTGGAAGCGGAGAGATTTCTTAATAATGATAAGCCGAAAGAATGCTGTTCCACATCCGTAAGGCAGCAGCTGTGAAACCTTTGGGTCTCATGACTCATTTACAAATTAAGGATGCCAAAGAGATTTTGTTCATGTGggttatacttaaaaatatttaccatgtcaGAAATtcaaactaagaaattaaaaaaaaaaataatgtattactCGATTTAGAAGTAGTGGTTTTATTACACGTTAACATTTTTAgttg
Encoded proteins:
- the OSER1 gene encoding oxidative stress-responsive serine-rich protein 1, which encodes MKSEAKDGEEESLQTAFKKLRVDASGSIASLSVGEGTNARASVRTAADDAKPKTTCASKDSWHGSSRKSSRGAARTQRRRRSKSPVLHPPKFIHCSTIASASSSQLKHKSQTDSPDSSSGLGISTPKEFNAGECSTSLDTNHTGAVAEPLRTSVPRLPSESKKEDSSDATQVSQASLKANDLSDFQSVSKLNQGKPCACLGKECQCKRWQDMEVYSFSGLQSVPPLAPERRSMLEDYSQSLHTRTLSGSPRSCSEQARVYVDDVTIEDLSGYMEYYLYIPKKMSHMAEMMYT